The sequence AGGCCGAGGGGACGGCGTGAGCCGGTGCGGAAAGCCCAGATGGCCGCGTGGTTGATGGCACTAAAGATagtggggggctggggggcggcggggggctgctCCCGAAGGAGCCCGCGGGGTTCAAACCACCTCCTGGGCCTCCCGGCACAGCCGGCACTGGCCACCTTCAGTGGGCGCCCACCCAGACGGTGAGATGCCAGAGCCACCGGCAGCCTGGATAGTGGGTGTCCCTTGGGGACAGACCCATGCCAGTGATCACCCTCTTTCCACCCCAAAGGTGTCCCCACCACCGCGCCGGGGCCAGGTGATGCCATCCAGTGTCCCAACCTCAGGAGACCTCGGCAGGGTGCGGCTGCCACCCCCCTGTCCTTggcgtgtgtcccccccgccccgaaagGACAAGCCCCTGTTCGCAGCGGGGGAGCGCGAGCGGGGCCGTGGGAACGGTGTCCCCCCCTCGCCTGCCGCGTGTCCCTGCGGGAAGGGGCCGTCTTACCCACAATCATCCCAACCTCGCACCGGTGATCTTCGTAGTAGCAGGAGATCATCGTGGCCACCGTGTCGTTCACCATCGCCACCACATCCATCTCGAAGTCctggaggggggagagggaccGTCGGGGTCTTTGCCGGGGGCCTGGGCTGTCCCACAGCAGGCGGgtcaggggtgggggggatccCCGAGGACAAGGACGCATGCACGTGTCACGCACGCATGTGTACGCACACACGTGTCACGCACACGTGTGTGCGCACGCATGGAACGACCTCTCCCAGGGACATGCCAGGCTCCAGCGGCCCCGTCATGGGGATGGCCGGGGATGCCGGGGTCTCCCCCCGCCGCGGTTCCAGCGCAAACCGTGGGATCATCTCACCCCTCGCCGTTTGATGGCGTCTCTCAGGAGCCCAACCACGTTGTTCCCTTCAGCGCCGGAGGCTTTGAAGCCCTTGGTCCAGTTCAGGAGGATGCCCTGGAGCGAGGGTGAGATGGGGGCTGTGGGTGTAGCCAGGCCCGGGAACCCCCGAGTCCTGGTGCTGCCCGGCCGCCCCCTCACCTTGTCGATGTCCTCATGCCGCAcggggaaggagaaggtgaagcCCAGGGGCAGCTTTTTGTGCTTCATCTGGTGCTTGTCCAGGAAATCGGAGATGCACTCGGAGATGTAGTCgaagagctggaagagaggagGTCGAGCCTTCGCCAGGtgctgccccccaccctcccgGCTGCCCGCGGCCAGCCGCTGTCCCCACCGCGGGTCCCGTgccaccccccccgccaccccccggCCTCTGCCGGCTGGAGGGACGAGGGACAAACCCGCCGGTGTCCCCACCGAAACGTGGCGCTGCGTGTCCCTGCCCGGCGACGGGGGCTGTGTGGGAGGGGACGGGACGCCACATGCCCAGCTCACCATCTCGGCCGTCCCCGTCATGGCATCCTCGGGGATGGAGTACATCTGGTGCTTCGTCTTCACCTTCCActgcccttcctccccctcgCCCACTTTCACCAGCATCACTCGGAAATTGGTGCCACCGAGGTCCAGCGACAGGAAATCTCCAACCTCTGCAGAGCCGAGGGGGGACACAAAAGGTGACGGGCTCAGGGGGGGGTCTTGGACTTGGCGAGGTCTGGGGAAGAGGTGACACAGTGAAGGACCGGGAGCGGTGCCTGTCCAGCCCCGCGGCGCTGTACCTGAGCCCTCGGGTGTGGAGCGGACGTAGGTGGGCAGCATTTTGACGGAGGCTTCCTCGTGCGTCTCCAGCTTTAGCCCTCGGTCCATCTCTTTTTGCATCCGGTACATCACCTTCTTCAGGTCCTCCTCCTTCAGCCGGAACTCCGACAGGATCTGCTCCACCTGCAGCGGGATGGACGGGGGATACGGGACCCAGCTGTCCTGAACCGCAATAAATAATCCAAATTTTCCTTCCCCTCGCCCTGGTTCTCCCCACCAGCACGCAGAGACCCTGAACACTTTATCCCATCTCTCTGCCGTCCTGCCTCCAACCTAACGGACACGCTGGGGAACCCGCAGGGCCGGCACGAGCCGCTGCTGGTCCCAAATCCTCTCCCGGCACTGCCTGCCAGACGTCTGCCGTCGGCACAGGGGTCCCCGTGCCATCACCTTCTGCTGGTTCGTCTTCCATGAGCTCGTCCGGTTGCTTTGAAGCCAGCGCCATTCCGGCAGGGCTTGGACCAGTGACCTGGCACATCCCATCCCGCCGAATCCCAGGGTCTTTCCCAGCGAGGAGCGCTTCCGGCGATGCCATTCAGGAGCTCGGCGGCTCCCACCGAGGGTGCGGGACCCCTCCGTGTCTGCTGTGAGGGTGCTGCGTCCTCCTCGGTTCCCTGGGAGCCGGGAGCATCCCTGTCCCTTTATCCCCCAGGGAACCGCGGGTACCATTTTCCACTCATCAAACCTTGTGCGAGCGGGTCCGAGGGCAGGATATAAAGAGTATTATTGGGAACTGCTCCCTCGCCTCGCTACCAGGGAGAATCGCAGGGCCCACTCGAGGGAAGCGCCTGGCAGGCAGGACCTGTATTTACCCTTTACGTAGCAACCCCGGGCTCCACCGCCGGCGCAGCCTCCATTAGCCACGGCACGTAATCGGGGGCAGGCAGCCCCGGGCTGTCAGATGGAGCCGGGGGGAGAGAGCGCTCGACGCTCGGCCAGATGTAGCCGGCGGCATTAGAGGCTCATTAGTCACCGGGATCCGGGCAAGCTTAAAACGCTCCTGCTTGCACTTTCGCCGGCAGACGGATGTTTTCCTCAAGGCTGCTGCCGTTTCCCGATGGGTTTCAGGGTGGGGGGCTCTGTAAAAGGCTTTGGGATGTGGTTCGGATAATCCCGGCATTGGGAGAGCGCCCACCGTCTCGGCTCGGCCGCTcgccctgaccccccccagtGCATCCCGATAAATGGCCCGGCCCCGAGCGCCGTCCCTCGGCCTCCATCCCCCGAGCGGGGGCTCATCCCAAATATCTCCTTGTCCCGAAAGCTCCTGCCCCACGGAGCCCTCATGCCGGGGGAGCCTTGGCCACCACCCACAGCCAGGGGGGATCCGGGCACCTCCCTGGCCATCCGCCCCGGCGCCGAAGCCCGAGGGCTCTGTTAACCCTGAACCCCCACGGTGCCGTTAGACAAGACGCAGCTGCACCACGGGGGACGCGGCTGTGCCAGGGGATGCCGCCGGCCACCCCAGAAAGGGGCCGGGACAGCCCAGGGCAGCACCGTGGCGAGGTTTGCCGTGACCCTGAGGGTGTTCAGCCCGGGCCGGCTGGAAGAATTCTGCCAGGAGAAGCGCAGAGCCGGATTCAACCATCTTGCCAGAGCTGGTGGCTGGAGGCATTCGGTGCTCTGTGATGCAGAAGCCATCCTGCAGCACTGTTTGGCACGCAAAGGCCAAATTTGCCACGGCCGGAGGGTCCCtgtccctggggctggcagccgAGGATGGCAGCAGAGGGgctgttttatttctccaaCACATTTTCCGTCTCAGGCTCCGTGTGCCCTGGCTCGTCCCTTTTCTCGCCTCCAAAACGACAGGTTTGGCTCTTCCTCGGTGGGATTCGGCTCTTCCCACGCGACCAAAACCGGCTCTCGGCTTCCCAAGGAAACCGCTCGCTCTGACGCATCCCACAAAGGGGACGAAGCTGGAAACCGCGTGGCTGAAGGCTGCGGTGGCCGGCGATGCCCGACTCTGCCAGCCACGCGCTCCTGCCCCTGGCACATTCCGTGTCCCCTGGTACGTCCCAGTGCGGAGCAGGGAAGCGCCCCGCTTTCCTCGCCCACGTCACAGTGCCAGGAGCTCAATCCGTCTGGGAGAGGAGACGGGAGCAGCTGCCCCCAGCCGACGTTTGGCCGGGGATGAGCCGGGTGCCGATCTCCGGGTGCCCCGGTGACCACGGTGATGACCAGCCGAAGGGGACGGGCCCCCTCTCATCCCAGGGACGGCGGCCTCTTGGCTGGCAGCAAGATGCCAAGGGCGATGTCCCGACGGCCGTGCGGTCCCACACACGCCCCCGGCTCCATCCCGAGTCCTTGGTGGCGCGGGGACGCCCAGGCTCAGATCTGCACCGTGCTGAGACCCGGCGTGCCAAAATGCAGAGCCCCAGCTTATGGCGCTGGGTGCCCTCGCCAGAGCGTGCCGGGGGGTGACCCTGGggacggggacccccccgggcaTGTCGGGGCGGGCCCCGGGCTGCCCGGCTTTGCCCCCGGAGCCTGCGTCCTCCCCGCCAGCCGTCCTCCCCTCCCGGCTACCTCCGTCCCCACGCAGCGGGGAGATGCCCGCAGCGCCCGGCCGCTCACCGCAGAGATGGCCAGAAGCCCGGGGGGGAtccgcgccgcccccccgcactcgctgggtgccccccaccccatctcCCCCCAGGGATCGCCCTGTCAGCGGcctcaccttctccttcctgccGCTCTCCATCCTGGCTCGGTGATCCAGCATGGGGGCAGCCGTTGGGGCGGGGTGGGCTGCGGGCCGAGCCgtccccccccagacccccaggCACCCCGCCGCCGCGCCTGGCCCGGGGAGCGAGCCCCCTTCCCCGTCCCGGCAGTGGTCCGGCCGGCGCTGGGCTGCTCCGTCCCTCGCTGCGCCGGGGGATGCTCCACTTTCGCCGCTTTATCTCATCCGACACCCGGCGGCGgctgcctcctctccagcacctgctgagggggggggtctcgaccttcccccccccccggcctccGGACCCTCAAGcggaggggcagggagaggggccTGGCGCCCCAGTGGGCTCAGCCTTCTCGCCCCGCATCCTTCGTGCCGGGGAGGACGTGGCTCACGCTCTTCTTGATCGCTTCCTTTCACCGGTAAATTTATTTCCCAGCGCGCCGGATGGTTTTCAGGGGTCGCGAGCCCACCCCGGTGGGTTCCTACAGCCAGCGGGGAAGTCCCGGCGTAGCGGCGAGGCTCGGCCAGGACCCCTCCCTGCCGGGGGCCGCTGGCCCTGTCATGCGAAGCACCACGCCCCGGGCCACCCGTGTCCCCGCTCCAGTTGTCATATCAACGGCTCGATGTCCTGGCGGCGGTGGCAAGCACTCCACCGGACGGCTTAGCAACCCGGCACGCTCCCATGGAGACCGTGCCGGGCCGGAGGAGCCGGTGGCTCGATGACAAAGGTTACGGCTGCCTGGCGAGGGGCGAGGGCGACTGGGAAGTGCTCCGTGCGCCCAGGATGGGAAAAGCTCTGGCAATGCCGGGATGGACGCTGGGCGCCACAGTGGACTGTGGCCGGCCGCTGGTTTTGGGGGACGGGGACATGGCGATCCCCTCCTTGTCACCGGATTGGTGCCGTCAGCCAAGCGTTGGGGGCACCTGGGGAAACGCCAGCTCATGGGGTCCCGATAGGCACGGGGGTGCTCCCGGCCGCGGGTggaccccaaaacctcccgGTGTTGGCCTGCGGCTGCGTCCCCTCGGACACGGAgccagaaaggagaaggaagggtccctgcagagcctggacgggtgccggggggggctggcagccccaTGGGGCAACGAGGGGCCCGGGGTGGGCAGAGGGTTTGGGGTGTCACGGCAGGGCCCAGGGGGCACAGGGGCACCCCACAGCGCCTtgcccccaccctgctcccGGCCCTGGGGGCACCCGTGGGGCGGGGGAGGGCTCATCCCTGCCCCCGCGATGGGTGCCCACCCCTAGAGAGGGGTCCTCGCCCCACAGGGGGGGGCTGAAACTCGGGGGGACACCCGGTCAGTGGGCCCCCACCCTATGGGGAAAGGCCAGCCCCACAGAGGGGTCCCACCCGTGGGCAGAACAGCCCTACAGGGGACAGGCCAGCCCCACGGACACGCCCAGCCCCACAGCGGacaggccccgccccctgaCGCAAAGGACGCCGGGATAGAGCGCCCCCCGCTGGAGGTGCTGCGGAAGAAGCCCCGCCCCATGACGCCAGAACGGCGCTGATTGGCCGTCCAGCTGGGAGGCGGCCCGCGAGCGACGGTGGGCGAGGCCGGAAGGAGAGACAGGCGCTTATTGGTCAAGAGGCTGAGGGGGCGTGGCGAAATCGGCGCGTGCGCAGAGCGAACGAGGCCCCGTGGCAGTTGCCTGGGGCCGGTGTCACTTCCGGCCGCTCGGGTTCTGCTTCCGGGTCGCTCCTTCCCCCGTCGGCCGCCGCTTCCTCCAGCCGCTTCGGGAGCTGCCGGTACCGCGGGgggtcgggccgggccgggggggagatcggggctgcgctggggtggggggcggcTGGGTTGtactggtgtgtgtgtgtgtgtgtgtgtgtgtgtgtgtgtgtgtgtgtgttgtacTGGGGGGGATTTGTACTGGGGGGGATTTGTACTGGGGGGGATTTGTACTGGGGGGGATTTGTACTGGGTTGtactgggggggggctgggttGTACTGGGTTATACTGGGGGGGGCTGGGTTATACTGGGATGGGGACTGGGTTATACTGGAGGCTGGGTTATACTGGGATGGGGACTGGGTTATACTGGAGACTGGGTTATACTGGGGTGGGGGCCGGGTTATGCTGGGTTATACTGGAGGCTGGGTTATACTGGGATGGGGACTGGGTTATACTGGGGTGGGGGCCAGGTTATGCTGGGTTATACTGGGGTGGGGGCTGGGTTGTACTGGGGACTGGGTTATACTGGGGTGGGGGCCGGGTTGTACTGGGGACTGGGTTATACTGGGGTGGGGGCCGGGTTATACTGGGGACTGGGTTATACTGGGGTGGGGGCCGGGTTATACTGGGGTCTGGGTTATACTGGGATGGGGTCCGGGTTATACTGGGGGCCGGGTTGTACTGGGGGCCGGGGGCTGGGCTAGCGGAGTGCAGGGGGGTTCAGACCCGGGCAGAGGGTCAGTGCCGGGGCTGTCCCAGCTGAGGGAACCAGGGcttgggggaggcaggggatggggggtcagggtgggcTCTGGGGGTGTCAGGCAGCCCCCACAGGGTGCCTGGGGCTGGCGTTTGAAGGACGGAGGTttgggggaggcggggggacCCCCAGCCacaggggtgggaggagggggcCGGTGAGGCCcaggtgctgtggggaggggcTCCgagcccccccccgcagcccggcccctGTCTCACCCGCAGGGTCTCCTTCCTCCACCCAGGGCAGCGGGAGACGCCACGATGAGGCTCTACAGCCTAAGTGTCCTTTACAAAGGTGACCCCAAAGTGCATTTGCTGAAAGCTGCCTACGACGTCTCCACCTTCAACTTCTTCCAGAGGTCCAGGTGGGTGCCTGGAGCGGCAGATCCTCCCGAGGGAGAtccgggggggaggggggaaatctcccctctgtgctgcagggctgggacgTGGCTCAGGCAGGACCTGGGGGAGAGGAAGTAGAAGCTTTTGGGGGGATTTCTTCCCTGTTCTGCTCCTGCGTCACTGGGTATGCGGTGGCGGCAGTAACAGGCTTCTCCTAAGGGATAAACCCCCTTGGAGACCCCCCCGTGGGGAGCTGTCACCCTGCGTGTGTGATTCAACGCTGCAAAATCCCCTTGGAGTGATCTTTCAGCCTCAGGACCGGGGTGAAACCAGTCGGGGCTGGCAACAGGACGTTAAATCTTCTGCCGTAGCCAAGCAATAAAATCTGGGTGCAGGGAAACACCCCGAGCGCTCGGGTCGGCTCCAGCGAGTGCCTAACCCCGGTAGTCACGGCAGCTCCTGGGGCGTGAGGCGCGAGTGGGAGAAGGTTTGTCTCTGTGTCAGGCTAATGAGGCTTGCGTCACCCTCTGGTGTCTTTTATTTAGGCGTTTGGTCTAATCTTGAACGTTTCCCAGCACGTAAACCTCCGCTCGGGTTATTCGGATGGCTCCGGGTGAGCCGGGTTAGCCCTAAGCACTGATCCGGGCTCCCGGCTgtcccgctgcccgccccgtGCCTC is a genomic window of Grus americana isolate bGruAme1 unplaced genomic scaffold, bGruAme1.mat scaffold_689, whole genome shotgun sequence containing:
- the GCK gene encoding hexokinase-4 isoform X1, giving the protein MVPAVPWGIKGQGCSRLPGNRGGRSTLTADTEGSRTLGGSRRAPEWHRRKRSSLGKTLGFGGMGCARSLVQALPEWRWLQSNRTSSWKTNQQKVEQILSEFRLKEEDLKKVMYRMQKEMDRGLKLETHEEASVKMLPTYVRSTPEGSEVGDFLSLDLGGTNFRVMLVKVGEGEEGQWKVKTKHQMYSIPEDAMTGTAEMLFDYISECISDFLDKHQMKHKKLPLGFTFSFPVRHEDIDKGILLNWTKGFKASGAEGNNVVGLLRDAIKRRGDFEMDVVAMVNDTVATMISCYYEDHRCEVGMIVGTGCNACYMEEMQNVELVEGDEGRMCVNTEWGAFGASGELDEFLLEYDRVVDETSLNPGQQLYEKIIGGKYMGEIVRLVLLKLVDENLLFNGEASEKLKTRGTFETRFVSQIESDSGDRKQIYNILTAFELLPSGTDCDIVRMVCESVSTRAAQMCSAGLAGVINRMRESRSQETLKITVGVDGSVYKLHPSFKDRFHATVRQLTPGCDITFIQSEEGSGRGAALISAVACKMACMMGQ